The sequence GATCTACTGTATCAGTCAGATCATGGCAAAGCTGAAGGCGGGAGAAGCCGTTTCGCCCCGTGTCCGGATTAACTCCAGAGAGCTGCTGATCTTCACCAACCGGGGTACAAGTGGCCGGGAATACCAGTCTCTGCGCGATGCCCTTGATCGCCTCGAAGGGACGCGGATCAGGACAAACATTGTCACTGGCGATGAAGAGCAAGTCGATGGCTTTGGACTGATCGACGCGTCCTCAATCCGCCGAAAGCACGGTTTGGACGGGCGTCTCTTATGGTGTGAAGTGAAGCTGTCAGACTGGGTTTTCAACGCAATCCGGAACGAAGAGGTACTGACCCTCCACCGGGACTACTTCCGCCTGCGCAAGCCGATTGAAAGACGGGTGTACGAGATCGCCCGGAAGCATTGCGGGCAGCAGAAAACCTGGCGCATCACGCTGGCAAAGTTGCTGCTTAAGACCGGGTCGCAAAGCCCACAGAAGCGCTTTCGGCAGATGATCCGGCAACTCGCAGAGCATGACCATTTGCCGGATTACCACGTTACCTTTGAAGATGAAGCCGACATGGTGGTGTTCACCAATCGCGGCACGATGTCCCCTGCCCAGCTTGTCGAAGGCAGAATTCCACCGCTGCAGTCTGACACCTACGAAGAAGCGCGCCATGCAGCGCCCGGTTGGGACGTTCGGTTCTTGGAGCGTGAGTGGCGCGACTGGTGTGTTGAGCCGCCCCGCAATGCAGATCGAGCTTTCATTGGGTTCTGCCGGAAGTGGTTTGAGAAGCGAGGCAGGCCCTGAGATTAAAAAACCGGTAATGGAAATAAATCCGGTAACAGAATAATTTCCGGTGTTGGATTTAATTCCGGTATGGGATATAAATCTGGTAACAACAAAGTGGCAGGATCGAGCAATGCCCGTCATCGTTATGGCAAGCCCCAAAGGTGGGGTTGGAAAATCGACATGCGCCGTTCTTCTGGCGTCTGAGTTCGCCCGCATGGGCGCGGATGTCACGGTGCTTGACTGTGACCCGAACAAGTCTCTTACCCGGTGGGCATCTCATGGCGCACCTTCTGGTGTGACCCTGAAGAGCGATGTTGGTCGTTCAGAGATCGTTCCGACCATCCGGAGCGCAGACGGTGACGGCAAGATCGTCATTGTGGACTTGGAAGGTGTTGCGTCCCAACTCGTAAGCCGCGCCATCTCACAGGCGGACCTGGTGATCGTCCCGATGCAGCCGACAGCGCTCGACGCAGAGATCGGCTCCGAGGCGCTGGCGTTGGTCCGTGAGGAGGAAGAAGCGCTTGGGCGGTCAATCCGGCACGCTGTGGTGCTGACCAAGACCAGCGCAGCGGTCAAAAGCCGCGTCCATAAGGAGTTGGAAGCACAGCTCAACAGGGCAGGGATCGACGTGATCGAACCATCTTTGGTTGCGCGCTCAGCGTTCTCGGAGCTGTTTGCCTATGGGGGAGATCTGACAGCGATGATGAATGACCCTGAGATGGTCACAGGCGGCAAGGTAGATAAGGCGTTGGCGAACGCTCAGGCATTCACGGAGGCTGTTTATGAGCGGCTCAAATAGACTTGCAGGACTCAAGGCGCGCCCGAAAGATACGACCGTTGAAGAAGTCCGACGCGTAGATGAAGTTGGCGAAGCGAGAGGCTTTCTGGATCGAACCCCAAGGAAGAAGCCGGGCCGCAAACCAAGTCCACGCACGTATCAGTTACATCCCAAAGTGCTGCCGGAAGTTGGTGAAGCAATAGCTTCTGAGGCTGAAGCGCTTGGGATCACACAGGGGCAACTCATAGAGCGGATGTGGTCTGCCTATCGTGGCTAGCCGTACTCGCCGCTCACATTTTCCCTAAATGTTCTTGCCTTTAGGGAATCTTAGCGCCAGAGTGTCAGAAAAATTCCCAGATAAAGACAGAGCGGAACTGACCTGACATGACAGAATTTGAGATGCTGCTGACGCAGAGCGGATGGTCGATGCCTGAAGCCGCCAAAGCTCTGGGATATTCCGAAGGCCACCTCTACCGCTGGAAGCGGGGTGAGGAAGTGCCGCGCGAAGCTGTAATGAAGCTGCTTCGGATGGAAGTGCGTTCAAGGCAACGCCATGACAACAACGCATCATTCTCTTTCATCGATCTCTTTGCGGGGATCGGTGGCTTGCGAAGAGCCATGGAAGGGGCAGGGGGCCGTTGTGTCTTCACATCGGAATGGGACCGTTTCGCCCAGCAGACCTATCACGCCAACTTCCCCGACAATCGCCCAATCGCGGGAGATATCCGCGAGGTAGACCCAGAGGATATCCCGGATCACGATGTTCTTGTGGCCGGTTTCCCGTGCCAGCCGTTCTCAATCGCTGGTGTATCCAAGAAGAACGCGCTTGGACGTGCGCACGGCTTCCTCGATGAAACCCAGGGTACATTGTTTTTCGACGTGCTGCGCATCCTGATGCACCACCGCCCGGCGGCCTTCATGCTGGAGAACGTCAAGAATCTGAAAAGCCATGATAAGGGCCGGACATTTGAGGTGATCCGGCGCGCTCTGACCGAGGAGCTGGGGTACACGCTGCATACCCAGATCATCGACGCGGCCAACTTCGTGCCACAGCACCGGGAACGGATCGTTATGGTCGGCTTCCGGGAAGCCACGGACTTCAGCTTTGAAGAACTGAATCTGCCCGGACGGCAGGGCAGGGGGATGCGGGATATTCTGCACCCGGAGAACGGGGCTGAGGCCCCAGAAGGGCATTACACGGTTGGTCCTGATGCAAAGGTCAGCGACAAGTACACGCTCACAGACAAGCTCTGGGCGTACCTGCAGGACTACGCTGCCAAGCACCGGGCCAAAGGCAACGGGTTTGGGTTTGGCCTCGTTGATGGCGACAGCATCGCAAGGACGCTGTCGGCACGCTACTATAAGGACGGCTCGGAAATCCTTGTCAGCCGCGGTGAAGGCAGGAACCCACGCCGCCTGACACCTCGTGAATGTGCAAGGCTGATGGGATTTGATGACAGTTTCAGGATTCCGGTTTCGGATACTCAGGCGTACAAGCAGTTTGGCAACTCCGTAGCCGTGCCGGTCTTTGCGGAAGTCGCCCGGCTGATGCAACCTCACGTCCTGAAACTGATGGATCAGCCCCGGCTGCAAAAGGTTGGCTGACGTTCATTCTGCTGACGCGCGCCGCCGTAACATGGCGGCGATCCGGGGGAAGGATACAAAGCCGGAGTTGATGATCCGGCGCGCGCTGCACGCCAAAGGGTTTCGCTACAGGCTACAGGGCAGGGGCCTTCCCGGCAGACCTGACATCGTACTGCCAAAGCATCACGCCGTGATCTTCGTGCATGGCTGTTTCTGGCACCGGCATGACTGCCCATTGTTCCGCTGGCCGCAAACCCGGCAGGGCTTCTGGCGCGAG is a genomic window of Celeribacter indicus containing:
- a CDS encoding replication initiator protein A, producing MVTDNTNTLAPLLPDRHPQHDLFICDVADAVLKDVMQHMEHPFYSLSKKPETTIKRYENGDKWLQITPSVKGLATIYDKDILIYCISQIMAKLKAGEAVSPRVRINSRELLIFTNRGTSGREYQSLRDALDRLEGTRIRTNIVTGDEEQVDGFGLIDASSIRRKHGLDGRLLWCEVKLSDWVFNAIRNEEVLTLHRDYFRLRKPIERRVYEIARKHCGQQKTWRITLAKLLLKTGSQSPQKRFRQMIRQLAEHDHLPDYHVTFEDEADMVVFTNRGTMSPAQLVEGRIPPLQSDTYEEARHAAPGWDVRFLEREWRDWCVEPPRNADRAFIGFCRKWFEKRGRP
- a CDS encoding very short patch repair endonuclease, which codes for MADVHSADARRRNMAAIRGKDTKPELMIRRALHAKGFRYRLQGRGLPGRPDIVLPKHHAVIFVHGCFWHRHDCPLFRWPQTRQGFWREKINGNARRDAEAVGHLLDVGWRVGIVWECALKGRGKRPLPEVIDSLSLWLSSDTKQFCVEGQWID
- the dcm gene encoding DNA (cytosine-5-)-methyltransferase, coding for MTEFEMLLTQSGWSMPEAAKALGYSEGHLYRWKRGEEVPREAVMKLLRMEVRSRQRHDNNASFSFIDLFAGIGGLRRAMEGAGGRCVFTSEWDRFAQQTYHANFPDNRPIAGDIREVDPEDIPDHDVLVAGFPCQPFSIAGVSKKNALGRAHGFLDETQGTLFFDVLRILMHHRPAAFMLENVKNLKSHDKGRTFEVIRRALTEELGYTLHTQIIDAANFVPQHRERIVMVGFREATDFSFEELNLPGRQGRGMRDILHPENGAEAPEGHYTVGPDAKVSDKYTLTDKLWAYLQDYAAKHRAKGNGFGFGLVDGDSIARTLSARYYKDGSEILVSRGEGRNPRRLTPRECARLMGFDDSFRIPVSDTQAYKQFGNSVAVPVFAEVARLMQPHVLKLMDQPRLQKVG
- a CDS encoding ParA family protein, which produces MPVIVMASPKGGVGKSTCAVLLASEFARMGADVTVLDCDPNKSLTRWASHGAPSGVTLKSDVGRSEIVPTIRSADGDGKIVIVDLEGVASQLVSRAISQADLVIVPMQPTALDAEIGSEALALVREEEEALGRSIRHAVVLTKTSAAVKSRVHKELEAQLNRAGIDVIEPSLVARSAFSELFAYGGDLTAMMNDPEMVTGGKVDKALANAQAFTEAVYERLK